In Acidobacteriota bacterium, the DNA window CGCGCGTTTCCCCGACGTCGGCTGGGCGCTCTACCCGATCCTGGTCCTGACGGCCGTCAAGCTGGTCGTCGAAGACTTCCCGCGATCACGACCGGCGACGCTGTTTGTCGCCCTGGCGGCGTACGGCGTCGCGCTCATCCTGGCGCCCCGCCTGGGGCGGGGCGCCAGGGTGGAGTAGTCTCGGTCACAGGCTACAGGCTGCAGGCTACAGGCTGCGGCAGGCACTTCACCTCACCGGTGGTGAAGCGACGTGGCCGGACGCGCCCTGCCGTGTCCACACGAACGCGTCGGCGTCGTGCCGCACGTCGTCGGCTCCGGTCGGGTGGAACGACGAGAACGCGATGATGCGACCCCGCGCATCGATGGCCGGTCCGCCGCTCGGCGCCATCCAGGGAGCGTCCCCGTCACGACTGAGTCGCACGATCGTGCGCTCGTGACGATCGGCGAGGAAGACATCAGCGACCAGGTTGATGTCGCGGTCGGCCCCGCGGCACCGCCGCGCGCACACGAGGTCGGATGCCGTCGACTGGAACACCACGAAGCGGCCGTCGGCCGAGACCGCCGGCAGGCGGCTCGGGCCGTTGCTGCTGCCACCGGCCGCGCTGCGGCTGACGAGCGACGTGGTCTCCGTGGCCAGATCGCGCACGAAGACGTCTTCGGCGCCGTTGCGATCGCCCGCGACGAGGTTCGCCGCCGCGGACGCGAACACCACGGTTCGTCCGTCGCCGCTCAGCACGGGGTGGAAGCTCGGGCCATCCGGCTCCCCCCCGTCCCGCGCGTGCGTGACGCGGCGCGTCGTGCCGTTGAGCATGTCGCGTACGTAGACGCTGGCGACGGCGTGCGACGCCGGGCGGGGCCGGTTCTGCTCGGGACCCTCGTCGAGACGTGCGGTCGACACGAAGGCGACGAAGCGCCCGGTATCGCACACGGCGGGGGAGTGACTGGTGCCGCGCGAGGGGAACACGCCCGAGGCGTCGACGCTGACGGGCTCGATCCGTCCCGATTCCACGTCGAGCACGTAGACGCCTTCACGGGTCGGATCGGCCCGTGAGCCGGCCACCAGGTTCGTGGCCGACGAGACGAACGCCACCCGACGTCCGTCTGCGCTCACTGCGGGCTGCCGGCTGTGCCCGTCCGGGGTGACGCCCCCTGCGAGTGCGTCGACCTCGCCCGTTCGCCCGGTCTGGCGATCGGTCATCATGGCCGCGCGGCGCGGTCCATCGGGGCCAATCGCCGTGTCCTCGAAGACGACCACCCGGCCGTCGGCGCTGATGCGCGGGCGGCGGTTGCCGATGTACGCGCCGCGCCGAGGCTCGGCCGCCAGGCTCTCGACGGTGAGCCGGCCCGAAGCCAGATCGAGCACGTAGACGTCGGCCGTCCCGTTGGTGTCGGCGGGCACGAGCGACGCGTCCGACGAGAACGCCAGGAAGCGTCCGTCGCCGCCGAGCGACAGCGATGCGGCGTCGGCGAACGTGGCGCTGCTCGTGAGCTGCTGCCGCGCCGTCACGAACGTGTGGGGCTCGGCCGGCAGAGCGACCGGTGCGAACGCACCCAGACCGAGCACGAGCCACGAGGGTCGCGAGCCGAGTGAGGAAGCGGACCGCCTCGCCATGGGGGACTCCAAGGGTGCCGGCGAGGGTCAGGATCTCGGCGCGCGCAGCTCGGAGGCCACGATCCGGCCGGCCTCGACCGCACGCGTCGTCTCGAACACCAGCTCGCGCGGCACCACCGTCTTCACGTCCTCGGTGTGGTGGAGGTAGTCGGCCCCGTCGAGCCACTCGACGATGTGCTCGAGTTCGTGGGCCAGGAGCTCGGCGGCGCCGCCTCCCGGACCGATGACCACGGTGGCCTCGTCACGACCTTCGGCGCCTCGTGTCAGGCGCGTGACGGCTCTGGCTCCGGAACGCGTCAGGCCCTGACCGACGACCACGGTGAGCCTCGGTTCTGCGGCGATGCGCGCGCACTGGCGCCTGAACGTCGGCGACTGCTGCCACATGCGCTGGACGAGGCCCCGGTAGTACTCGTCGACGTGCAGGTTCTTCGGGAGGCCCGAGGGATCGATCGCGATGGTCGCGGCGGGCTCGTACGGCCGCAGTCCATTGGACGCGGTCAGCTCCGGGGGGTGCGCCGTGGTCGCGCTCATCGCCCAAGTGGCCGCCGGGTCGTTCGGCTGCGCGAGCACCAGACCTGGTGCCAAGAGCGCCGCGGCGAGGATTGAGAACAGAGCGGTGCCGGAGTGCGCGATCAGCACTGGGCTCATCATGGCCGTCTCCTCTCGTTGGCTGTTGATGGATGAGACGACGGCGCGTGCGCGCGGTTGCCTCTCGACGGGCGAAATGGGGTGGAGCGGGGTGACGGCGTGACGAGCGCGTGCGTGGCGACATTGGGCCAGCCGCGGTCGACGGGAGACCGGCGGTGAGGTGCCGGCTGGTATCAGCCGCACTGTGANNNNNNNNNNNNNNNNNNNNNNNNNNNNNNNNNNNNNNNNNNNNNNNNNNNNNNNNNNNNNNNNNNNNNNNNNNNNNNNNNNNNNNNNNNNNNNNNNNNNCGCGGTCGACGGGAGACCGGCGGTGAGGTGCCGGCTGGTATCAGCCGCACTGTGATCGTCTGGCTGGCGACTGGCGGCCAGCGACTAGCGGCCCCACTCGACCTGACGTGATGATCGAGCCCTTGGCGAAACGACACCGGACGTGGGACGAAGATCTCGGGCTGTCGGGGTGGACCGCCGTGCAGGCCGGCCGTCTGCAACCGGCAGCCTGTAGCCGGACTGTCGGATCGGGGTCAGCGCAGCCAGCCGAGCCACGCGTCGAGGCCGACGCGGAACGCACCAAGGCCCAGGGCGGCGGCGGCGAAACGCCCGAGCCAGCCGGCGCGCCAGCCCCAGGTGGCGCCCCGAGCCGCGAGGAGCGCGATCGCGGGGTACGTCGCGAGGTCGACGCGTCCCATGAACTCGACGCTGTACCGTTCGAACTGCGCGTCGACTCGCGTGAAGAGGCCAGCGACGAACAAGCCCGCGTACAGCGCGCCCCAGGCAACGACCGCCGCCGTGAGCCGGTCGCGCGCCCCCTCGCGCCACGTGCGCCACGCACCGAGTGCCGCGAGCAGGAGCAGGGGCCAGCCGAGGGCGGTCCGCGTGTGGCCGAGCGCCGAGGTCGCGCGAGAGGCCAGCGACACCGCCGGCGTGGCGGGCGCGCGCTCGTCACGCGCCTGGCCTGCCGCCGGCGACGCGTCGGCCGTGGTGGTCGACTGCGCGCGGATACGGAGGGCATTACGGTAGGTCTCGCCGAAGTGCCCGTAGTAGCCGGCCGTCGCGAGGAGCGTGGCCAGCACGGCGGCGACAGCCACCCACCGCGCCGGTGCGGAGACACTGGGGCCACCGATCAGCCTGAAGCACACGGCGACGGCCACGAGCAGGGGCGGCAGCAGCACGAACGTGCTGACGTGCGACGCGAGCGCGAGCGTGGCAACGAGCGTCAGCGCGCCGACCTCGACCAGCGGCCGCCGAGCGAGCGGCCACAGGGTGGCGGCCGCGACCGTCGCGAGCCCCATCGACTGCGCGAAGGCGTTCGTCAGGTTGCCGTTGCCGACGATGACGTAGGGGAGCGGGACGAGAGCGAAGAACAGCACCGCGAGCACGCCGGCGCGGCCGTCGTGCCACGCGCGCGCGGCCATCGTGTACAGCAGGGCGCCTGCGCCGATCTCCGCCACGATGACGATGACTCGAAGGAGCGTGACGTAGTCGGCCGTCAACCAGGACCACGGGGCGGCGACGAGGTAGAGGCCGATGGCGTAGGGGAACTCGACGCCGCCCGGCATGATCTGCGTGAAGTAGTACCGGCCGGCCAGCACCCACTCGAAGCGATGCGCCTGGAAGAGCGCGTCGGCGACCAGCTTCGACGGGTGGAGCAGCGCGAGGAGCTTCAGGTAGCCGGCGCTCACCGCGATCGTGGCCGCAAGACGCGCTGGCGGAGACCACGACGTGCGGCGGGCCATCTCGGTGCCGCGCACGACGAGGACGAGTGCCACGCCGACCCAGAGCGCAATCCAGGGCACGCGTGAGACGTACGGGGAGAACG includes these proteins:
- a CDS encoding PD40 domain-containing protein, with product MARRSASSLGSRPSWLVLGLGAFAPVALPAEPHTFVTARQQLTSSATFADAASLSLGGDGRFLAFSSDASLVPADTNGTADVYVLDLASGRLTVESLAAEPRRGAYIGNRRPRISADGRVVVFEDTAIGPDGPRRAAMMTDRQTGRTGEVDALAGGVTPDGHSRQPAVSADGRRVAFVSSATNLVAGSRADPTREGVYVLDVESGRIEPVSVDASGVFPSRGTSHSPAVCDTGRFVAFVSTARLDEGPEQNRPRPASHAVASVYVRDMLNGTTRRVTHARDGGEPDGPSFHPVLSGDGRTVVFASAAANLVAGDRNGAEDVFVRDLATETTSLVSRSAAGGSSNGPSRLPAVSADGRFVVFQSTASDLVCARRCRGADRDINLVADVFLADRHERTIVRLSRDGDAPWMAPSGGPAIDARGRIIAFSSFHPTGADDVRHDADAFVWTRQGASGHVASPPVR